Genomic window (Aquimarina sp. BL5):
CATAATTATCGTCAACCTTGTGATGATACAATTTAGGAATCCAACCGTCTAGATTTTTTCCGTTAAATAACGATTGCCATTCGTCCTTCTCTTCACTAGGTTTGCAAGCAAATAATAAAAAAGATAAGACACTAACTCCGATTATATTAAACTTCATTTTATTTATAAGATTCAATTTTTAAAGTTTCAGATTTTATACCATTCGTTGTTGCTGATACTTCAATTTGACCAATTTCATTGGTTGCTTGAAGAATTAAAATTGCTTTTCCTTCATGCGTGATAATTTTATTGGTTTTATGATTTTGAACATTCATTTCCCAACCGTTATCAACCCCAATGTTTTTTGCTGGTCCAGAAAGGTTAAATGTCACTTCTTTATCTGCATCTATTAGTAAATTTCCGTTATCATCTAATAAGTTAATGGTTACGATAATCACCGATTTCCCATCAGCAGTTAAACTTGTTTTTGTAGATAAAATATCTATTTTGGAAACTTCGTCTTTGTGAGTGTTCAAAATGTATTGATCTACCTTTTTACCGTTATTATAGCCTATAATTTTTAATTCTCCTTCCTTATATGGCACTAACCATTTTAGAATATGGTCAGTTTCTATAACATCTATTAATTTTTGTTTTCCTAAAGATGTTCCGTTTAAAAATAATTCTGCTTCTTCGCAATTGGTGTAGGTTTGAACTATTACTTGCTCATTATTTTTATATTTCCATTTAGGATTTACTTTATACCATTCCCATTTACGTAACATATTCCAAACTGGCGGTGGACTTAATTGCATTTCGAATTTCCAACCGTCCTTTTCTGAATATGAAAATTCAGATTCGTCTGCTGGTGTAGTTACCATATAGATTTTGGGTTTTTCTGTCCAAAGTGTTTCGTAGAAGTGTCCTCTTGGTGTTTTAAAACCTGCAAAATCAAAAAATGAAATATTTAAACCTTTTCGTGGCCAGGGACCGGCTTCTCCTAAATAAGCAAAACCTGTCCAAACAAAAATTCCTGATACAAAATCGCGTTCATTAATGCTTTTCCATTCTTTATAATCTCCCCAATTCTCTGAACCTAAAATCTTTAAATCTGGATAAGTTTGGTGTGCTAAATCGTAATCTGAAGCTCTGTAATTATACCCAAAAACATCTAAGGCTGTTCCGTAACCACTAACCATGCCTATTGATGGCAGTACACTACCTGCGGTAACAGGTCGTGAGGTATCTACTTCTTTTACCCAACCAACCAATTGTTTTGCTATTTTGGCTAATGGATCTTCACCTTCTATATTTTGATCTAACGCTTCTTTTATCATTTTAAAATCATAGTTTGGTGTCACATCGTAACCTTGCGCACCCGGCTCACTATTAACATCACTAAACGTTTTAGAATAATGCGGAAACGTCCATTCAATCTCATTTCCAATACTCCACATAATTACAGATGGATGGTTAAAATCTCTATGTATTAAACCTTTTAAATCACGTTCTCCCCATTTATCAAAATGTTCTGGATACCCTTTTGAAGCTTCTTCGGATGCTTTGTTATCACCGATGTACTTTTTGCTTTTTAGTTTCGGCACATTCCATTCGTCAAATGCTTCATTCATTACCAAAACACCTTGTTCATCGCATACTTCTAATAATTCTTTTGAATGTGGATTATGTGCAAAGCGAATCGCATTAACACCAATAGATTTTAGTTTATTTACACGATATTCCCAAATTCCTTTTGGTACTGCAGCACCAACTGCACCTGCATCATGGTGCAAATTAACGCCTTTTATCTTTAGACTTTTTCCGTTTAATGTAAATCCTTTTTTAGCATCAAAATTAAATGTTCTAATTCCAAAAGTTTCAGTAGTATTATCTACCAAGGCATTATTTTGATATAATGCCACTTTTAAGCTGTACAAATTAGATTTTTCTGTAGACCATAATTTTGGGGTTACTATCTCTATTTCCGTTTTAGGAACCACCAATATTTTCTTTAAGTCTATTTTTTTTGATATTATTTCAACATTATTATGTAAAACCGTATAAATTAAAGACAAATTTTTATTTGATTCTCCATTGTTTTTCAGGCTCGTATTTATACTAATTGTTGCAGAATTCTCGGTAACTTTTGGTGTTGTAATTTGAACACCCCATTGTGCAATGTTTATTGGCGATTTTTTAATCAATCGTACTTTTCTATAAATTCCAGAACCTGTATACCATCGAGAATCGACATAAGCAGTTCTGTCAACTTTTACCGCGATTGTATTTTTTGTACCATGATAGTTTAGATGCTCTG
Coding sequences:
- a CDS encoding sugar-binding domain-containing protein, yielding MKKLSYIAVLFLLISCSETNTERVIENFNDNWKFNLGNQPNAYKSSFDDTSWRTLNIPHDWSIEKGYKKEGETASSTGFVQGGIGWYRKDFIVTEEDRGKEISVLFDGVYNNSSVWINGQFLGKRPNGYSSFSYDLSEHLNYHGTKNTIAVKVDRTAYVDSRWYTGSGIYRKVRLIKKSPINIAQWGVQITTPKVTENSATISINTSLKNNGESNKNLSLIYTVLHNNVEIISKKIDLKKILVVPKTEIEIVTPKLWSTEKSNLYSLKVALYQNNALVDNTTETFGIRTFNFDAKKGFTLNGKSLKIKGVNLHHDAGAVGAAVPKGIWEYRVNKLKSIGVNAIRFAHNPHSKELLEVCDEQGVLVMNEAFDEWNVPKLKSKKYIGDNKASEEASKGYPEHFDKWGERDLKGLIHRDFNHPSVIMWSIGNEIEWTFPHYSKTFSDVNSEPGAQGYDVTPNYDFKMIKEALDQNIEGEDPLAKIAKQLVGWVKEVDTSRPVTAGSVLPSIGMVSGYGTALDVFGYNYRASDYDLAHQTYPDLKILGSENWGDYKEWKSINERDFVSGIFVWTGFAYLGEAGPWPRKGLNISFFDFAGFKTPRGHFYETLWTEKPKIYMVTTPADESEFSYSEKDGWKFEMQLSPPPVWNMLRKWEWYKVNPKWKYKNNEQVIVQTYTNCEEAELFLNGTSLGKQKLIDVIETDHILKWLVPYKEGELKIIGYNNGKKVDQYILNTHKDEVSKIDILSTKTSLTADGKSVIIVTINLLDDNGNLLIDADKEVTFNLSGPAKNIGVDNGWEMNVQNHKTNKIITHEGKAILILQATNEIGQIEVSATTNGIKSETLKIESYK